The following are from one region of the Ruficoccus sp. ZRK36 genome:
- a CDS encoding sigma-70 family RNA polymerase sigma factor, protein METPPADQVLVARVKDGDNGAFGEIVTLYWDRIFARAFQLLKNREDAEEVTQDTFIRAQKGLENFRGDSAFSTWLYQIATNLAHNRYWYWWRRKRSSSFSLDQNLTQDSDATLADVLPAEGEDPGEATLTQEFVDRVSSCMQQLNDKHREILVLRNVHNLSYEEIAEELRISVGTVKSRIARARESLREQMGSDFK, encoded by the coding sequence ATGGAGACCCCCCCAGCTGACCAAGTGTTAGTCGCCCGCGTGAAGGATGGCGACAACGGTGCGTTCGGAGAGATTGTAACCCTCTACTGGGACCGAATTTTTGCTCGCGCTTTCCAACTGCTCAAGAACCGCGAAGACGCCGAGGAGGTGACGCAGGATACCTTTATCCGTGCGCAAAAAGGCCTCGAAAACTTCCGCGGTGATTCCGCCTTTTCCACGTGGCTGTATCAGATCGCCACGAACCTCGCCCACAACCGCTACTGGTACTGGTGGCGGCGTAAGCGCAGCTCATCTTTCTCTCTCGATCAGAACCTGACTCAGGACAGTGATGCCACGCTGGCCGATGTCTTGCCCGCTGAGGGCGAGGATCCCGGTGAAGCCACCCTGACCCAGGAGTTCGTGGATCGCGTGTCATCCTGCATGCAGCAGCTCAATGACAAGCACCGGGAGATTCTCGTCCTGCGTAACGTTCACAACCTCTCCTACGAAGAAATCGCCGAAGAACTGCGCATCAGCGTAGGAACGGTAAAGAGTCGCATCGCCCGCGCCCGCGAAAGCCTCCGCGAGCAGATGGGGAGTGATTTTAAATGA
- the sulP gene encoding sulfate permease produces MRFLTFRPRLVECLRGYNRGQFGADLTAGITVGIVALPLAMAFAIASGVAPEAGIITAVIAGFIISAFGGSRVQIGGPTGAFIVIVYGILTEYGASNLAVCTIMAGFILLIMGFAGLGQAIKYIPYPVTVGFTSGIAVLILSTQIKDFLGLDLDKVPSAFLDKCAALGGSLGTTHLPTALLAISALLLIIFWPKKWMRVVPGSVVALVLGTVVVAVFKLPVETIGTRFGGIPEGLPPLHVPEFSFSELGRLIQPATTIALLAAIESLLSAVVADGMIDDRHDSNQELKAQGLANIFCPLFGGIAATGAIARTATNVKSGGRTPVAGMIHAVTLLVILLAAAPLAKSVPLAVLAAVLVKVAYNMGEWHHFKRLFKWPRSDAAVFLTTFALTVLFDLTLAVEVGMILAAILFIKRVADTSQITPVDASTDTEGPQHSLLGKDIPDEVQVFRILGPFFFGVADRLETALKRAQREPKVVILRMRKVTAMDATGLNALENLYEKLRKKNRQLVISALQPQPHKALKKSGLLARIGAENICPDIDAALARAHTLLSE; encoded by the coding sequence ATGAGATTTTTGACATTTAGGCCTCGGTTGGTCGAGTGCCTGCGCGGTTATAACCGCGGACAATTCGGAGCGGACCTGACCGCAGGTATCACTGTGGGCATCGTGGCCCTGCCGCTGGCCATGGCCTTTGCCATCGCCTCCGGTGTCGCACCCGAGGCCGGTATCATCACCGCCGTCATCGCGGGCTTCATCATCTCGGCCTTCGGGGGCTCGCGTGTGCAGATCGGCGGGCCGACCGGCGCATTCATCGTCATCGTTTACGGGATTCTGACCGAGTACGGTGCCTCAAACCTCGCCGTGTGCACGATCATGGCGGGCTTTATCCTGCTGATCATGGGGTTCGCCGGTCTGGGGCAGGCGATCAAGTACATCCCCTACCCGGTCACGGTGGGCTTCACCTCGGGCATCGCCGTGCTCATCCTCAGCACGCAGATCAAGGACTTCCTCGGGCTCGATCTGGACAAGGTCCCCTCGGCCTTCCTCGATAAGTGCGCGGCTCTCGGCGGTTCGCTCGGCACCACCCACCTGCCAACGGCCCTGCTCGCCATCAGTGCGCTGCTGCTGATTATTTTCTGGCCGAAAAAGTGGATGCGCGTCGTACCCGGCTCCGTGGTGGCGCTCGTGCTCGGTACAGTCGTCGTGGCTGTCTTCAAGCTCCCGGTGGAAACGATCGGGACGCGCTTCGGGGGCATCCCGGAGGGATTGCCGCCTCTGCACGTGCCAGAGTTTTCCTTCTCGGAGCTCGGGCGGCTGATCCAGCCTGCCACCACCATCGCCCTCCTCGCCGCCATTGAATCATTGCTGTCTGCTGTGGTCGCCGACGGGATGATCGACGACCGGCACGACTCCAATCAGGAGCTCAAGGCACAGGGTCTGGCCAACATTTTCTGCCCGCTCTTTGGCGGGATCGCCGCCACCGGCGCGATTGCGCGCACAGCGACGAACGTCAAAAGCGGGGGCCGCACACCGGTCGCCGGGATGATCCACGCCGTGACGCTGCTGGTCATCCTGCTGGCCGCCGCGCCACTGGCCAAATCCGTCCCGCTGGCCGTGCTGGCCGCCGTGTTGGTCAAGGTCGCCTACAACATGGGCGAATGGCACCACTTCAAGCGCCTGTTCAAATGGCCGCGCAGCGATGCGGCAGTGTTTCTGACCACGTTTGCGCTGACGGTGCTTTTTGACCTCACGCTGGCCGTGGAGGTTGGCATGATCCTCGCGGCGATCCTCTTTATCAAGCGCGTGGCCGACACCTCCCAGATCACGCCGGTGGATGCCTCCACCGACACCGAGGGGCCGCAACACAGCCTGCTGGGTAAGGACATCCCCGACGAGGTGCAGGTCTTCCGTATCCTCGGGCCGTTCTTCTTCGGCGTGGCCGACCGGCTGGAGACCGCACTTAAGCGCGCACAACGCGAGCCAAAGGTTGTCATCCTGCGCATGCGCAAGGTCACGGCCATGGACGCAACCGGTCTTAACGCTCTGGAAAATCTTTACGAAAAGCTGCGAAAGAAAAATCGCCAGCTCGTGATCAGCGCCCTCCAGCCTCAGCCGCACAAAGCCCTGAAAAAGTCGGGTCTACTCGCGCGGATAGGCGCGGAAAACATCTGCCCGGACATCGACGCCGCACTGGCTCGCGCTCATACCTTACTCTCGGAGTAA
- a CDS encoding YibE/F family protein, protein MRSSLRQKLLSRDSLFCAFFATLCVALCFVDINRFEEPEAQSGLLHERARVLSVDNSTVRQNLMLRSGAQRLEVELLSGPDKGKQLTADNILTGQLALDEYFQPGDDLLLQYSSGPQGKPIAGVARGHYRVQGEVLMCVLFVVLLLLVAGSTGAKALLSFAFSALLIWKIMIPLFLDGKNPIMIGMGVVLLLTACICFLVGGLTRRGLASFLGSVLGLAVTCILALVFTDAFRINGAVRPFSETLLYSGFFELKLTPIFIAAVVIGCSGAMMDLSMDIASAMHEIKEKSPGIGRWEHIRSGLSVGRAVTGTMTTTLLLAYSSSYITMLMLFTSQGMPLARIANINYVAAEFLNIMVGSFGLVTVAPFTALVSGFIWHYRMPTTQPQAEPVTQASEAQTA, encoded by the coding sequence ATGCGCTCATCTCTCCGCCAGAAACTGTTAAGCCGGGACTCGCTGTTTTGCGCCTTTTTCGCCACACTATGCGTTGCCCTGTGCTTCGTAGACATTAACCGCTTTGAAGAGCCGGAGGCCCAGAGTGGACTCCTGCACGAGCGTGCCCGCGTGCTCTCGGTGGACAACAGCACCGTGCGCCAGAACCTGATGCTGCGCTCCGGCGCGCAGCGGCTCGAGGTCGAGCTGCTCAGCGGCCCTGACAAAGGCAAACAGCTCACCGCCGACAACATCCTCACCGGGCAGCTCGCACTCGACGAGTACTTCCAGCCCGGCGACGACCTGCTGCTCCAGTACTCCTCCGGTCCCCAGGGCAAGCCCATCGCAGGGGTAGCCCGTGGCCACTACCGCGTGCAGGGCGAGGTGCTGATGTGTGTGCTGTTCGTCGTCCTGCTGCTGCTGGTCGCAGGCTCGACGGGTGCCAAGGCACTGCTGTCCTTTGCCTTCTCGGCCCTGCTAATCTGGAAGATCATGATCCCGCTCTTTCTCGATGGCAAAAACCCGATCATGATTGGCATGGGTGTGGTGCTCCTGCTGACGGCGTGCATCTGCTTCCTTGTCGGGGGGCTCACCCGCCGCGGGCTGGCGTCGTTTCTGGGCTCGGTGCTCGGGCTGGCCGTCACCTGCATACTCGCGCTGGTCTTTACCGATGCCTTCCGCATCAATGGCGCGGTGCGGCCCTTTAGCGAAACGCTGCTGTACTCGGGCTTTTTCGAGCTGAAGCTAACCCCTATCTTTATTGCAGCGGTGGTCATCGGCTGCTCCGGGGCGATGATGGACCTGTCGATGGACATCGCCAGTGCCATGCACGAGATCAAGGAGAAGAGCCCCGGCATCGGCCGCTGGGAGCACATCCGCTCCGGGCTCTCGGTAGGCCGGGCCGTGACCGGCACCATGACGACCACGCTCCTGCTGGCCTACTCCAGCAGCTACATCACCATGCTCATGCTCTTCACCTCGCAGGGTATGCCCCTGGCGCGTATCGCGAATATCAACTACGTGGCCGCCGAGTTTCTCAACATCATGGTGGGCAGCTTCGGGCTGGTTACGGTGGCCCCCTTTACAGCGCTGGTCAGCGGGTTCATCTGGCACTACCGTATGCCCACCACTCAGCCCCAAGCCGAGCCGGTCACCCAAGCCAGCGAAGCGCAGACCGCGTAG
- a CDS encoding alkaline phosphatase: protein MKKFFQSCAFAGLTAALAFSATSLQARPSRETVGAKYVIFLIGDGMASVQIQAAEAYLVALNGGDANIATDVDQPQNRLNMNLLPVAGINTTYATDRFITDSAAAGTALATGSKTLVGTIGKDSSLSTNFKSVAELAQEKGYKVGVVSSVSLDHATPGAFYANVDSRNSYELVAVQAAQSGFNFFGGGGWKRASNNAYPTAFPAMEGDTLNEMFEVAGYSMLNDTASIRALKTTPQDMVVCTVPVLQSSSAMPYEIDRAEDAISLAEMTEIAIDCLYDNNNSGFFLMVEGGKIDWACHANDAMGTIGDTIDFDNAVGKAIAFYNEHPNETLIVVTGDHETGGLTIGFSGRGYETTFANLLNQQMSYEAFTGAVYAYKANMNFGETYDAGSTNMDDTIKTLIADNFGIVYDSLSDYRKERLEDAFDRSMSGAPVNETSAPSGYTGGTNSVDYLYYGGYDALTMEVCHQFGQDTGLGWTTYSHTAVPIPVMAMGYDEYRFNGFYDNTDIAKSIAAAMRVSETLPASAE from the coding sequence ATGAAAAAATTCTTCCAATCCTGCGCGTTTGCCGGCCTGACCGCTGCCCTCGCGTTTTCCGCTACGAGCTTGCAGGCTCGCCCCAGCCGCGAGACCGTCGGCGCCAAGTATGTCATCTTCCTCATCGGTGACGGCATGGCCTCCGTCCAGATCCAGGCTGCCGAGGCCTACCTCGTCGCCCTCAATGGCGGTGATGCCAACATCGCTACCGACGTTGACCAGCCGCAGAATCGCCTGAACATGAACCTGCTGCCCGTCGCCGGGATCAACACCACCTACGCCACGGACCGCTTCATCACGGACTCCGCCGCTGCCGGTACCGCTCTGGCCACCGGATCAAAGACCCTCGTCGGCACCATCGGTAAGGACTCCAGCCTGAGCACCAACTTCAAGAGTGTCGCCGAGCTTGCCCAGGAAAAGGGCTACAAGGTCGGTGTCGTCTCCAGCGTCTCGCTCGACCACGCCACTCCCGGCGCCTTCTACGCCAACGTGGACTCCCGTAATTCGTATGAACTGGTCGCTGTGCAGGCTGCCCAGTCCGGCTTCAACTTCTTCGGCGGTGGCGGCTGGAAGCGCGCTTCCAACAACGCCTACCCCACGGCCTTCCCGGCCATGGAAGGTGACACGCTGAACGAAATGTTTGAAGTCGCCGGCTACTCCATGCTCAACGACACCGCCTCCATCCGCGCCCTCAAGACCACTCCGCAGGACATGGTCGTGTGCACGGTGCCGGTGCTCCAGAGCAGCTCCGCCATGCCCTACGAAATCGACCGCGCCGAGGACGCCATCTCCCTCGCCGAGATGACCGAAATCGCCATCGACTGCCTCTATGACAATAACAATAGCGGCTTCTTCCTGATGGTCGAAGGCGGCAAGATCGACTGGGCCTGTCACGCCAATGACGCCATGGGCACGATCGGCGACACGATCGACTTCGACAACGCCGTGGGCAAGGCTATCGCCTTCTACAACGAGCACCCGAACGAAACCCTCATCGTCGTCACCGGTGACCACGAAACCGGCGGCCTGACCATCGGCTTCTCCGGCCGTGGCTACGAAACGACCTTCGCGAACCTGCTCAACCAGCAGATGTCGTACGAAGCCTTCACCGGCGCCGTCTACGCCTACAAAGCCAACATGAACTTCGGTGAAACCTACGACGCGGGATCCACCAACATGGACGACACGATCAAGACCCTGATCGCCGATAACTTCGGCATCGTCTATGACAGCCTCAGCGACTACCGCAAGGAACGCCTCGAAGACGCCTTTGACCGCAGCATGAGCGGCGCCCCGGTGAACGAAACCAGCGCCCCCTCCGGCTACACTGGCGGCACCAACAGCGTCGACTACCTGTACTACGGCGGCTACGACGCCCTCACGATGGAAGTCTGCCACCAGTTCGGACAGGACACCGGCCTGGGCTGGACCACGTACTCCCACACCGCTGTGCCGATCCCGGTCATGGCCATGGGTTACGACGAGTACCGCTTCAACGGCTTCTATGACAACACGGACATCGCCAAGAGCATCGCCGCCGCCATGCGTGTGAGCGAAACCCTCCCGGCCTCCGCTGAGTAA
- a CDS encoding PEP-CTERM sorting domain-containing protein, whose amino-acid sequence MYTKQLLIGLLLSASALQAEVGLDWIGGDNSVHVEYNYYSLFNSSDSAQADVYEVVDYNGNTVDGGVAGMDAPDLVSLNGNTARYSDSDGNWLETTSNYDLSIWMPAISGYETQLFSVQICYFADLGDSEWRQNYDLGLELYYSDSSESSIISAISRSSLYDVETDMIIESFTFTVENSADGIFIDIGADPGLSVNNASYISWIEVDSASYDAVPEPSTYGILAGLAALALVAYRRRRTLR is encoded by the coding sequence ATGTACACTAAACAGCTACTCATCGGACTCCTCCTGTCTGCTTCCGCCCTGCAGGCAGAGGTCGGTCTCGACTGGATCGGCGGAGACAACTCCGTCCACGTCGAATACAACTACTACAGCCTCTTCAACTCGTCAGATTCGGCACAGGCCGACGTCTACGAAGTTGTAGACTATAATGGCAACACCGTCGACGGGGGCGTGGCCGGGATGGACGCTCCCGACCTCGTCTCGCTCAACGGCAACACCGCCCGCTACAGTGACTCGGACGGCAACTGGCTCGAAACCACCTCCAACTATGACCTGAGCATCTGGATGCCGGCCATCTCCGGCTACGAGACCCAGCTCTTCAGCGTGCAGATCTGCTACTTCGCCGACCTCGGTGACTCCGAGTGGCGCCAGAACTACGACCTAGGTCTGGAGCTGTACTACAGCGACAGCAGCGAGTCGAGCATCATCAGCGCGATCAGCAGAAGCAGCCTCTACGACGTGGAGACGGACATGATCATCGAGTCCTTCACCTTCACGGTGGAAAACTCTGCCGACGGTATCTTTATCGACATCGGCGCTGATCCGGGGCTGTCGGTTAATAACGCCTCCTACATCTCCTGGATCGAGGTGGACTCCGCCTCCTACGATGCCGTCCCCGAGCCCTCGACCTACGGCATCCTCGCCGGTCTCGCCGCGCTGGCCCTCGTCGCCTATCGCCGCCGACGCACCCTCCGCTAA
- the mdoH gene encoding glucans biosynthesis glucosyltransferase MdoH, translated as MSDEAQPVSTTPSGGFARQVLFGLHILLTLIAGTIYWDLLNRVGFTATSFLMLVLFVILFAHVAFGFVQPLVGLFMVLRRDDPHRITRTIDLDRDPATIKLTSRTALIFPIYNEDPERFFAGVETVYKHLKELGQIEHYDVFVLSDSTDADNWIAEEIAWNETALRLGAHGKLFYRRRRNNINQKSGNVADFCRRWAGNYDYMLCFDADSLMSATCIVRMTEMMERNEQVGILQTMPGLFNGKTLLARLQQFTNRVHGLLSGAGLNAWQQDYGNYWGHNAIIRLKPFLKYCTLPELPGVEPLGGRVLSHDFVEAVLMHKAGFEVWLGYDMEGSYEEMPPTLIDMAKRDRRWCQGNLQHAWLVLFGRIPHRSRIHMINGILGYIASPLWLLFLGLATLGTYRWVGSELTLVPRASLFSWMPESLSDQGLILLGMTGLMIFGPKAMTLIWLAAKPRQAKRFGGWFRAAGSVAIEVFFFTLIAPSMMLFHSGFVLTILLGQKVKWSTQVRDSADGTPWREAIAAQGGHVVVGILWGILTWTISPILFWWMSPVLLGWLLAVPLSVYTSRETAGRWFRKRGLLLSPEETDPPHEIRDLLTRCEEDAPLPASMERFEDIGLLGVVLDPYINALHGLLMREKSQPDPCARKALQALEHKLLQEGAEALTNNEKMRLLLDYESTLRLHKLVWSRPNHELSPWWQEASRSYTYRMLFHQRTE; from the coding sequence ATGAGCGACGAAGCACAACCCGTCTCGACGACGCCCAGTGGGGGTTTCGCCCGCCAGGTGCTCTTTGGCCTGCACATTCTGCTGACCCTGATCGCTGGCACGATTTACTGGGATCTGCTCAACCGGGTCGGCTTCACCGCCACCAGCTTTCTCATGCTGGTGCTGTTTGTCATATTGTTCGCGCATGTCGCCTTCGGGTTTGTGCAGCCACTGGTCGGGCTGTTTATGGTGCTGCGCCGGGACGACCCTCACCGCATCACCCGTACCATCGACCTCGACCGGGACCCTGCGACGATCAAGCTCACCAGCCGCACGGCGTTGATCTTCCCCATCTACAATGAGGACCCGGAGCGTTTCTTCGCGGGAGTCGAGACCGTTTACAAACACTTGAAAGAGCTTGGCCAGATCGAGCACTACGACGTGTTTGTGCTCAGCGACTCGACCGACGCCGATAACTGGATCGCCGAGGAAATCGCCTGGAACGAAACCGCCCTGCGCCTCGGTGCCCACGGCAAGCTTTTCTACCGCCGCCGCCGTAACAACATCAACCAGAAGTCCGGCAACGTGGCCGACTTCTGCCGCCGCTGGGCCGGGAACTACGACTACATGCTCTGCTTCGATGCGGACAGCCTGATGAGCGCCACCTGCATTGTCCGCATGACCGAGATGATGGAGCGCAACGAGCAGGTCGGCATCCTCCAGACCATGCCCGGTCTCTTCAACGGGAAGACCCTCCTGGCGCGGCTCCAGCAGTTCACCAACCGCGTACACGGCCTGCTCTCCGGGGCCGGGCTCAATGCCTGGCAGCAGGACTACGGCAACTACTGGGGCCATAACGCCATCATCCGCCTGAAACCTTTTCTGAAGTACTGCACGCTGCCGGAGCTGCCGGGCGTCGAGCCGCTGGGAGGGCGCGTCCTCAGCCACGACTTCGTGGAGGCCGTGCTCATGCACAAGGCCGGGTTTGAGGTATGGCTCGGCTACGACATGGAGGGCAGCTACGAGGAGATGCCCCCCACCCTCATCGACATGGCCAAGCGCGACCGCCGCTGGTGTCAGGGAAATCTCCAGCATGCCTGGCTGGTGCTCTTCGGGCGCATCCCCCACCGCAGCCGCATTCACATGATCAACGGCATCCTCGGCTATATCGCCTCGCCGCTGTGGCTGCTGTTTCTCGGACTCGCAACGCTCGGCACCTACCGCTGGGTCGGCAGCGAGCTCACCCTCGTCCCCCGCGCCAGTCTCTTCTCCTGGATGCCGGAATCCCTCTCCGACCAGGGCCTCATCCTGCTCGGCATGACCGGGCTGATGATCTTTGGCCCCAAGGCCATGACCCTGATCTGGCTGGCGGCAAAACCTCGGCAGGCAAAACGCTTCGGGGGCTGGTTCAGGGCGGCGGGCTCCGTTGCCATCGAGGTCTTTTTCTTCACGCTGATCGCTCCGTCGATGATGCTCTTTCACAGTGGGTTCGTGCTCACGATCCTGCTCGGGCAAAAGGTAAAATGGTCCACGCAGGTGCGGGACAGTGCAGACGGCACACCCTGGCGCGAAGCCATCGCAGCTCAGGGTGGCCACGTCGTCGTGGGTATCCTCTGGGGCATCCTGACCTGGACCATCAGCCCGATTCTTTTCTGGTGGATGAGTCCGGTCCTGCTGGGTTGGCTACTGGCCGTGCCCTTATCGGTCTACACCAGCCGGGAGACCGCTGGACGGTGGTTCCGCAAGCGCGGCCTGCTGCTCAGCCCCGAGGAGACAGACCCGCCGCACGAGATCCGCGACCTGCTCACCCGCTGCGAGGAGGACGCCCCCCTCCCCGCCTCGATGGAGCGCTTTGAGGACATCGGGCTGCTCGGTGTCGTACTGGACCCGTACATTAACGCCCTGCACGGCCTGCTCATGCGCGAGAAGTCACAGCCTGACCCATGCGCCCGCAAGGCACTACAGGCGCTGGAGCACAAGCTGCTTCAAGAGGGCGCGGAAGCCCTCACGAATAACGAAAAGATGCGGCTGCTGCTCGACTACGAGTCCACGCTCCGCCTCCACAAGCTGGTCTGGTCGCGCCCCAACCACGAGCTGAGCCCCTGGTGGCAAGAGGCCAGCCGCAGCTATACCTACCGCATGCTTTTCCATCAGCGTACGGAGTAA
- a CDS encoding glucan biosynthesis protein G, with product MRLSLSILLGLCALHSVHAFERREINLEYVTGIARDLAAKPYTSPSDALPQELVALDFDEYRKIRFNKDKALWKTAGLPFQVDFFHNGYIYPETVQINEYSDTHSQQIPYVKDFFNFELTGVNPDEWDLQGYAGLRIRTPLNKPDVFDDVLVFQGASYLRALGRDQYYGISARGIAVGTGGDNEEFPRFSRFWLKKPAPDARSLEILALLEGPSVTGAYRFYLTPGENTQIEVTARIFRRQDARGDIYFAPLTSMFWYGEARDQLIGDWRPEVHDSDGLLINDGTSWIWRPLTNYPGNHLTVFPTEKLHGFGLLQRDRLFANYQDLSEHYHERPSAWVQTQGTWPKGDVVLFEFHQDTETVDNMVAFFRPTEEPKPGVPYELNYWLNFQFADPDTKLQKIEATRIGDSWHHADAETFILDISAPDKFKPVEIRDLTARLSADGAEIVQQPHIMYNPETTGLRVHFDLRALPQTELADLQLQLWRGDQPLSEMWIYQWRP from the coding sequence ATGAGGTTAAGCTTGAGCATCCTGCTGGGTCTTTGCGCCCTGCACAGCGTCCATGCCTTTGAAAGGCGCGAAATCAATCTGGAATATGTCACGGGAATTGCCCGTGACCTGGCTGCCAAGCCCTATACCAGCCCTTCTGATGCTTTACCGCAGGAGCTGGTCGCTCTGGACTTCGATGAGTACCGGAAAATCCGCTTCAACAAGGATAAGGCGCTCTGGAAAACCGCCGGGCTGCCCTTTCAGGTCGATTTCTTTCACAACGGGTACATCTACCCGGAGACCGTGCAGATCAATGAGTACAGCGATACGCACTCCCAGCAGATCCCCTACGTGAAGGATTTTTTTAATTTCGAGCTGACCGGGGTCAACCCCGACGAGTGGGACCTGCAGGGCTATGCCGGGCTGCGCATTCGCACCCCGCTCAACAAGCCGGACGTCTTCGACGATGTGCTTGTCTTTCAGGGGGCCTCCTACCTCCGTGCCCTAGGCCGGGATCAGTACTATGGGATCTCAGCCCGTGGTATCGCCGTCGGGACGGGCGGTGATAACGAGGAATTCCCGCGCTTCAGCCGGTTCTGGCTGAAAAAACCCGCCCCCGACGCCCGTTCGCTGGAAATCCTTGCCCTGCTGGAGGGCCCTAGCGTGACCGGTGCCTATCGCTTTTACCTCACGCCCGGCGAGAATACCCAGATCGAGGTCACGGCCCGTATTTTTCGCCGTCAGGATGCCCGCGGAGATATTTACTTCGCACCGCTCACGAGCATGTTCTGGTACGGCGAAGCCCGTGACCAGCTCATCGGCGACTGGCGGCCGGAGGTCCACGACTCAGACGGCCTCCTGATCAACGACGGGACGAGCTGGATCTGGCGCCCCCTCACAAACTACCCCGGTAACCACCTGACCGTCTTTCCCACAGAGAAGCTACACGGCTTCGGACTGCTCCAGCGCGACCGGCTCTTCGCTAATTACCAGGATCTGAGCGAGCATTATCATGAGCGTCCCTCGGCCTGGGTCCAGACCCAGGGCACATGGCCCAAGGGCGATGTCGTGCTCTTCGAATTCCATCAGGATACCGAGACCGTTGATAACATGGTGGCGTTCTTCCGTCCCACGGAGGAGCCTAAGCCCGGCGTCCCCTACGAGCTCAACTACTGGCTGAACTTCCAGTTTGCCGACCCGGACACCAAGCTCCAGAAAATCGAGGCCACCCGGATCGGCGACTCCTGGCACCACGCCGATGCCGAAACCTTCATCCTCGACATCAGCGCACCGGATAAATTCAAGCCCGTGGAGATCCGCGACCTGACCGCACGCCTGAGTGCTGACGGGGCCGAGATCGTGCAACAGCCCCACATCATGTATAACCCGGAGACGACCGGCCTGCGCGTACACTTCGACCTGCGCGCGCTCCCGCAAACCGAGCTGGCCGACCTGCAGCTCCAGCTCTGGCGTGGCGACCAGCCGCTGAGTGAAATGTGGATCTATCAATGGCGCCCCTAG
- a CDS encoding ARMT1-like domain-containing protein, with protein MKTTIDCFSCFIRQGLHASRLAGADEKQQDLVVRAVMGHLLAGDPDDSPIALARAVQRIVHEITGQPDPYGALKQHSNAQAAAWVEKLHAHKQKGSMDPLEHAVRLAVAGNIIDYGPQAPFDLGATLERCLKQPFAINDLPLLRERLGTACTLAYLADNAGEIVFDRLLLTQLLDQSGLEKILFVVREEAFLNDALAADADIVGIQELDRVEILQMGPGKPPSSAASYPVWEQINQCDIRLAKGQANAECFDQEPDFFLLFMVKCEMIAHALVENGHPKVRLGDIVITHTGVDSA; from the coding sequence ATGAAAACGACCATCGACTGCTTCAGCTGTTTCATTCGTCAGGGGCTGCATGCCTCCCGGCTGGCTGGCGCTGACGAAAAGCAGCAGGACCTGGTCGTGCGGGCAGTGATGGGCCACCTGCTGGCCGGGGACCCGGATGACTCCCCGATCGCACTGGCGCGCGCTGTGCAGCGCATCGTGCACGAGATCACGGGCCAACCGGACCCCTACGGGGCGCTCAAACAGCACAGTAATGCCCAGGCTGCGGCCTGGGTTGAGAAACTCCACGCGCACAAGCAGAAGGGGTCAATGGACCCGCTGGAGCACGCCGTCCGGCTCGCCGTGGCCGGTAACATCATCGACTATGGCCCGCAGGCCCCCTTTGACCTCGGCGCCACGCTCGAGCGCTGCCTGAAGCAGCCCTTTGCCATCAACGACTTACCCCTCTTACGCGAGCGTCTCGGCACGGCGTGCACCCTCGCCTATCTGGCCGATAACGCCGGGGAAATCGTGTTCGACCGCCTGCTGCTGACGCAGCTGCTCGATCAGAGCGGGTTGGAGAAGATTCTCTTTGTCGTTCGTGAGGAAGCCTTTCTGAACGATGCGCTCGCCGCCGACGCCGATATCGTCGGCATCCAAGAGCTCGACAGGGTGGAAATCCTGCAAATGGGGCCGGGGAAGCCCCCCTCCAGCGCAGCCAGCTACCCGGTCTGGGAGCAGATCAACCAGTGCGACATCCGTCTGGCCAAGGGCCAGGCAAACGCCGAATGCTTTGACCAGGAGCCCGATTTCTTCCTCCTTTTTATGGTCAAATGCGAGATGATCGCGCATGCTCTGGTGGAAAATGGGCACCCTAAAGTGCGGCTTGGCGATATCGTCATAACGCATACGGGAGTTGACAGCGCCTAA